The Streptomyces sp. NBC_00224 genome has a window encoding:
- a CDS encoding phosphoadenosine phosphosulfate reductase, which translates to MPARPVNHPSSTPDLSSYDLLAPQLSGGKDSAAMMAVFMDAAQAAGVETRVISYHSSLGALEWPPVVFDGTRYPGVSELAALHSAAFGLPPDRHLEVTRTMAGPDGTRMPRALLTEIAAYGRFPRLGSPYCRKSAKESVVSSAWTPIVRRLRRELGRPVRILKVMGLRSDEGPDRRKRAAWRTVQANGARVVDEWLPIKDWPTAAVKAWHSDANVPYSWTYDSVPGAGDWSGTSRCSCSLCVFAARRDVLLAVARRPRLADLYAEVEQARGDSFRPDWRITDLIRHARTCEAPEPGVVCPDDGPEFTSLQQQVRTALNSTPRKQPDLARHTQHTPCDGCSPRRPPAIPRTPG; encoded by the coding sequence ATGCCTGCGCGCCCCGTCAACCACCCCTCCAGCACACCCGATCTCTCGTCCTATGACCTGCTCGCTCCCCAGCTGTCCGGCGGCAAGGACAGCGCGGCCATGATGGCCGTGTTCATGGACGCCGCCCAGGCCGCCGGGGTGGAAACCCGGGTGATCTCCTACCACTCCAGCCTCGGCGCCCTGGAATGGCCCCCCGTCGTCTTCGACGGCACCCGCTACCCGGGCGTGTCCGAGCTCGCCGCCCTGCACAGCGCCGCCTTCGGGCTACCTCCCGACCGGCACCTGGAGGTCACCCGCACGATGGCCGGCCCCGACGGCACGCGGATGCCGCGCGCACTGCTGACCGAGATCGCGGCGTACGGGCGCTTCCCACGCCTGGGCAGCCCGTACTGCCGCAAGAGCGCCAAGGAGAGCGTGGTCTCCAGCGCCTGGACACCGATCGTCCGCCGCCTGCGGCGCGAGCTCGGCCGACCGGTGCGGATTCTCAAGGTCATGGGGCTGCGCAGCGACGAGGGGCCCGACCGAAGGAAGCGTGCGGCCTGGCGCACCGTGCAGGCCAACGGCGCACGCGTCGTGGACGAGTGGCTGCCCATCAAGGACTGGCCGACCGCCGCGGTCAAGGCCTGGCACAGCGACGCGAACGTGCCCTATAGCTGGACCTACGACTCGGTGCCCGGCGCGGGCGACTGGTCCGGCACCTCCCGCTGCTCCTGCTCACTCTGCGTCTTCGCTGCCCGCCGCGACGTGCTGCTGGCTGTCGCCCGGCGGCCGCGGCTGGCCGACCTGTACGCCGAAGTCGAGCAAGCACGGGGGGACAGCTTCCGGCCCGACTGGCGCATCACCGACCTCATCCGCCACGCCCGAACCTGCGAGGCCCCCGAACCCGGCGTCGTCTGCCCGGACGACGGACCAGAGTTCACCTCCCTCCAGCAGCAGGTCCGCACCGCACTCAACAGCACGCCCCGCAAACAGCCCGACCTGGCCCGGCACACCCAGCACACGCCATGCGACGGCTGCTCCCCCAGGCGACCTCCCGCAATCCCCCGCACTCCGGGGTGA